In Scatophagus argus isolate fScaArg1 chromosome 14, fScaArg1.pri, whole genome shotgun sequence, the following proteins share a genomic window:
- the si:dkey-273o13.3 gene encoding uncharacterized protein DDB_G0271670 yields MSRVPPTSIRRCLTEKDSLSFNGHNSLIRTTHSTTEDSVFSDHHPDHRYEFDHDKTRHSHSHHYHRKENHRHVSLSETPLSSSTGSSSSSSSSSSSTSSCSSSSSSSSSFSSSSSTSSSSLSSETSSECFDSYALKKLQHSQSCTDISRKHKYFEEGDDTAPLIDKSGYPNKLPPKQEQEKGKPSHSGSTQGTLKNTRRITRGLGNDGSFRKAKSLEALTGPNEREWHGNEEGNEKERRKGEAMKNLIKEKQKFSAFLNEITRQVLSPMRLTTLGVTDAQRPSSPGQASVRSSKANSSTEKLRQQRSRPTSPDSNSSSKYSHTSKHSCNTITILAIIITITDTTTVLPVILQTTAAQLIITTKTTTVQAIIIAMGTITVQAITINMEMTTVQAIILTMETTTL; encoded by the exons caCCCATTCAACGACTGAGGACAGCGTTTTCAGTGATCATCACCCCGACCATCGATACGAGTTTGATCATGACAAGACTCGTCATTCCCACTCTCACCATTACCATCGCAAGGAAAACCATCGTCATGTTTCTCTTTCAGAAACTCCCTTGAGTTCCTCAACTggttcctcttcatcctcttcttcctcgtcTTCATCAACAtcctcttgctcctcctcttcttcctcctcttcttccttttcttcctcgTCTTCCACGTCCTCCTCTAGCCTGTCCTCTGAGACTAGCAGTGAGTGTTTCGATAGCTATGCACTGAAGAAGCTCCAGCATTCACAGTCCTGTACTGACATTTCCAGGAAACACAAGTACTTTGAAGAGGGAGATGATACGGCCCCTTTGATAGATAAAAGTGGTTATCCAAATAAACTCCCACCCAAACAGGAACAAGAGAAAGGAAAGCCCTCTCACAGTGGCTCTACTCAGGGCACCTTAAAGAACACGCGGAGGATTACAAGAGGCTTGGGTAATGATGGAAGTTTCCGCAAAGCTAAATCACTTGAGGCTCTCACTGGACCCAATGAAAGAGAATGGCATGGAAATGAagagggaaatgaaaaagagaggagaaaaggtgaGGCCATGAAGAATTTAATCAAGGAAAAACAGAAGTTCTCTGCCTTCCTTAATGAGATCACTCGGCAGGTACTCAGCCCGATGAGACTCACCACTCTTGGGGTCACTGATGCACAAAGACCCAGCAGTCCCGGGCAGGCTTCTGTTAGATCCAGTAAGGCCAACAGCAGCACCGAGAAActcagacagcagaggagtCGACCTACCAGTCCAGATTCTAATAGCTCTAGTAAATACTCCCATACCAGCAAACACTCCTGCAA CACCATCACAATTCTggccatcatcatcactatcaCAGACACCACCACAGTCCTGCCTGTCATCCTGCAGACCACTGCAGCGCAACTCATCATCACCACGAAGACCACCACAGTTCAGGCCATCATCATCGCCATGGGGACCATCACAGTCCAGGCAATCACCATCAACATGGAGATGACCACAGTCCAGGCCATCATCCTCACCATGGAGACCACCACACTCTag
- the rom1a gene encoding rod outer segment membrane protein 1a, which translates to MVVMKMKFPFQKRVKLAQGLWLLSWCATVAGAMTFSLGCILKVELRRRAEVMDNSDIHIVPNTLMIVGLASLGINYFASKICQDALDAGRFPRWKNFLKPYFAVSCFFTVLMLLAVIMSYAMKGSLESSLKVGLRNGIRFYKDTDTPGRCFQKQNIDRLQMEFQCCGNNDHRDWFEVQWISNRYLDFSSKEVKDRIKSNVDGRYLVDGVPFSCCNPSSPRPCIQYQLTNNSAHYNYEYQTEELNIYLRGCREALVNYYMGLMNTIGAGVLSVFLLQGSVLVSLRFLQTSMEAVAGKENTEIETEGYLLEKGVKETIKEYVDPVLKFLLLTNQVEEGTPAAAPAAAPATT; encoded by the exons AtggtggtgatgaagatgaagttCCCCTTTCAAAAAAGGGTGAAGCTAGCCCAGGGACTGTGGCTCCTCTCCTGGTGTGCCACAGTGGCTGGAGCTATGACCTTCAGCCTGGGGTGCATCCTGAAGGTAGAGCTCCGCAGGAGGGCAGAG GTAATGGATAACTCAGACATACATATTGTGCCCAACACCCTCATGATTGTTGGTCTGGCCTCTTTGGGTATCAACTACTTTGCTTCAAAGATCTGTCAGGATGCCCTGGATGCCGGGCGATTTCCTCGCTGGAAGAACTTCTTGAAGCCCTACTTTGCTGTCTCTTGTTTCTTTACTGTCCTCATGCTGCTAGCTGTCATCATGAGCTATGCAATGAAGGGCAGTCTGGAGTCTTCTCTGAAGGTTGGCCTGAGGAATGGCATCCGTTTCTACAAGGACACAGACACCCCAGGTCGCTGCTTCCAGAAACAGAACATTGATCGCCTGCAGATGGAGTTTCAGTGCTGTGGTAACAATGACCATAGGGACTGGTTTGAGGTGCAGTGGATCAGCAACCGCTACCTTGATTTCAGCTCTAAGGAAGTGAAAGA CCGCATCAAGAGCAACGTGGATGGCCGTTACTTGGTAGATGGGGTCCCATTCAGTTGCTGCAACCCCAGCTCTCCACGGCCATGCATCCAGTATCAACTCACCAACAACTCGGCTCACTATAACTATGAATACCAAACCGAGGAGCTCAACATCTACCTCCGAGGCTGCAGAGAGGCCCTGGTAAACTACTACATGGGCCTGATGAACACCATTGGGGCTGGAGTTCTGTCAGTCTTCCTCTTACAG gGCTCTGTGCTGGTGAGCCTGCGGTTCCTGCAGACCTCCATGGAGGCAGTGGCAGGGAAGGAGAACACAGAGATTGAGACAGAAGGGTACTTGCTGGAGAAAGGAGTCAAAGAGACCATCAAGGAGTACGTTGACCCAGTCTTGAAGTTCCTCCTGCTTACCAACCAGGTGGAAGAGGGtactccagctgctgctccagctgctgctccagctaCCACCTAA
- the frmd8 gene encoding FERM domain-containing protein 8 codes for MEGDDCSFPPDSDDHSQRGSVASSATLSRAQDVLIYLFGESAVHLSVEGLGSVSVQELGRSVREALSIPESAQDAFAFWLCSPLLDLQLKARHQPYKLCRQWQDLLYRFTEASEEDISQDEPYLQFRRNVFYPKSKELQVEDEAVLRLLYEEARSNILTGRYPCDPEHWAGLGALSLALDEGTGLESQQFTTIIREKKLSSFVPAHVVMGSGGLFSTLRGKSSRQAALEQNLLEAYRKISTSAGNSPEPTQLLHQYLNTCHALPYYGCAFFPGEIDKQAQGILQRGKRKAVSVGICLEGVYVMDVKEKHVLLGLRFDELSWDHSYPEEEGDSHILWLEFDGEEDGTPVNKLLKIYSKQAELMSGFIEFCVELKPVPEGGAAAEKDGEVSVPQQGGSNNGGRGGRRGMLHRQNSVVCSRVHTLNTISYVDNGKEIKRLKPKRAASFFTRQVSAPTYSAVQVTESLEQG; via the exons ATGGAAGGAGATGACTGCAGTTTTCCTCCAGATTCGGACGACCACTCACAAAGAGGAAGTGTTGCTTCCTCTGCAACACTTTCTCGTG CCCAAGATGTCCTTATATACCTGTTTGGCGAGAGTGCAGTACACTTATCAGTAGAAGGGCTTGGCAGTGTCAGTGTACAGGAGTTGGGCCGCAGTGTTCGTGAGGCTCTCAGCATTCCTGAGTCCGCACAGGACGCTTTTGCCTTCTGGCTTTGTTCGCCACTGCTTG ATTTGCAGTTAAAGGCAAGGCATCAACCATACAAACTGTGTCGGCAGTGGCAGGACTTGCTGTATCGCTTCACTGAGGCCTCAGAGGAAGACATTTCACAAG ATGAACCATATCTCCAGTTCCGTCGGAACGTGTTTTATCCTAAATCTAAAGAGCTGCAG GTAGAAGATGAGGCAGTGCTGAGGCTTCTGTATGAGGAGGCCAGGAGCAACATCCTCACAGGTCGATACCCCTGTGATCCTGAACACTGGGCAGGTCTTGGAGCCTTGTCGCTTGCTCTTGATGAGGGAACTGGCCTTGAAAGTCAACAGTTTACTACTATAATAAG agaaaaaaagctgtCCTCTTTTGTGCCTGCACATGTCGTCATGGGGAGCGGAGGATTGTTCTCCACTCTGAGAGGGAAGTCGAGCCGTCAGGCAGCGCTGGAGCAGAACCTCTTGGAGGCGTACAGAAAGATCAGCACATCTGCTGGAAACTCTCCTGAGCCCACACAGCTCCTACACCAGTACCTCAACACGTGTCACGCTCTGCCTTATTATGG GTGCGCTTTCTTCCCCGGTGAGATAGACAAACAGGCACAAGGAATTCTGCAAAGGGGGAAACGCAAAGCTGTCAGTGTTGGGATTTGTCTGGAGGGAGTTTATGTGATGGATGTCAAAGAGAAG CATGTGCTGCTTGGCCTGCGTTTTGATGAGCTTTCCTGGGACCACAGCTACCCCGAGGAGGAGGGCGACTCACACATTCTGTGGCTGGAATTCGATGGAGAGGAAGACGGTACTCCTGTCAACAAGCTGCTAAAGATCTACTCAAAACAA GCAGAGCTAATGAGCGGCTTCATCGAGTTCTGTGTGGAGCTGAAGCCTGTGCCTGAGGGAGGGGCTGCTGCCGAAAAGGACGGTGAGGTGAGTGTCCCTCAGCAGGGGGGCAGCAACAATGGCGGACGTGGAGGACGGCGCGGGATGCTGCACAGGCAAAACAGTGTTGTGTGCAGCCGGGTCCATACACTTAACACTATCAGCTATGTGGACAATG gaaaagaaatcaaacgCTTGAAGCCCAAGAGAGCCGCGTCCTTCTTCACCCGACAGGTGTCTGCACCCACGTACTCTGCTGTGCAAGTGACAGAGAGCCTGGAGCAGGGTTAA
- the vps51 gene encoding vacuolar protein sorting-associated protein 51 homolog, with product MDGEMDGSVAVSEDSGHGRRRRVHGMLKLYYGLNEEGKAEEQPTSLDPCDINGPHFDPELFLNKLRRECSLAELMDQETCMVKQIRSLDSDMQTLVYENYNKFISATDTIRKMKNDFKKMEDEMDCLSANMAAITEFSARISGTLQDQHAQITKLSGVHTLLRKLQFLFELPARLNKCLELQAYAQAVRSHRRARCVLQQYSHLPSFKGIQDDCHAIMDKLAQELRQKFRDGGSSAKDLSECVELLLQLDEPAEELCDKFLSHAQSRLESDLQGLEAEIRPYPSAAAMKDVSARRLSSTAAAGSPTDNSPKMSAIPSPTSNTDILEFIDRGCNEFVSSLCLVITSYQELFINHAHKGELASKNIPQMANGKLHAFVDDLAARYFSLVERRIQEEKGVADNSLLVRALDRFHRRLQAIAKLLPGSAVPNQGTEIVIRAATERVKQYLAALQSFYMDSLTDVRQALATPRLSVASAAAAGGGALLGGPASGRDAPSSLPELLSSLSASILNQIKSVLASVHLFTAKDITFSNKPYFKGEFCSQGVRESLVVNFIKFVCQSSRQFCESAGDKGGSTPPALLLLLSRLCLDYETSTISYILTLTDEQFLVQHHSPVTPVTTLCAEAREAAQKLLNHYVKVQGLIISQMLRKSVETRDWVNTIEPRNVRAVMKRVVEDTTSIDVQVGLLYEEGVRKAHSSDSSKRTFSVYSSSRQQARYAASYTPSAPMDTNLLSNIHKLFSERIDIFSSVEFNKVSVMTGIIKISLKTFLECVRLRTFGRYGLQQIQVDCHYLQMYLWRFVSDENLVHFLLDEIVGSSAHRCLDPAPMEQSVIEVICERG from the exons ATGGACGGTGAGATGGACGGCTCTGTGGCGGTGTCGGAGGACTCCGGCCACGGTAGGAGACGTAGGGTGCACGGCATGCTGAAGCTCTACTACGGGCTAAACGAGGAAGGAAAGGCCGAGGAGCAACCGACGTCCCTGGATCCCTGCGACATTAACGGGCCGCATTTCGACCCCGAGCTCTTCCTCAACAAG CTCAGAAGGGAGTGCTCTCTTGCGGAGCTGATGGACCAGGAGACTTGCATGGTCAAGCAGATCCGCTCTTTGGACAGTGACATGCAGACGCTGGTGTATGAAAACTACAACAAGTTCATATCTGCTACAG ACACCATTAGAAAGATGAAAAACGATTTCAAGAAGATGGAGGATGAAATGGATTGCTTGTCTGCTAACATGGCAGCCATCACTGAGTTCAGCGCTCGTATCAGTGGTACTCTTCAAGACCAGCACGCGCAGATCACAAAACTCTCAG GGGTTCACACTCTGTTAAGAAAactgcagtttctgtttgaATTGCCTGCTAGATTAAATAAGTGTTTGGAGCTGCAGGCCTATGCTCAAGCAGTGAGATCCCACCGCCGTGCCcgctgtgtgctgcagcagtacAGCCACCTGCCCTCCTTCAAAGGAATTCAGGACGACTGTCACGCTATCATGGACAAGCTGGCACAGGAGCTTCGGCAGAAGTTCAG GGATGGTGGATCAAGTGCCAAAGATTTGTCAGAgtgtgtggagctgctgctacAGTTGGATGAGCCAGCAGAAGAGCTGTGTGATAAATTCCTGAGCCATGCGCAGTCTCGACTAGAGTCGGACCTCCAGGGTCTGGAAGCTGAGATAAGACCGTACCCGTCTGCTGCAGCCATGAAAGATGTTTCTGCACGCAGGTTGTCATctactgcagctgctggatCACCAACAGATAATTCCCCTAAAATGAGTGCAATACCTTCTCCCACTTCAAACACTGACATACTGGAATTCATTGACAGAGGCTGCAACGAATTTGTCAGCAGCTTATGTTTAGTTATTACATCCTATCAAGAACTATTTATCAACCATGCTCACAAAGGCGAGCTAGCATCCAAAAATATTCCTCAGATGGCAAATGGGAAGTTGCATGCGTTCGTGGATGATCTGGCCGCTCGATATTTCTCGCTAGTGGAGCGGAGAATACAAGAGGAGAAAGGTGTTGCAGATAACTCCCTCTTAGTCCGCGCACTTGACCGCTTCCACCGCAGACTTCAGGCTATCGCCAAGCTGCTGCCAGGCTCTGCTGTGCCAAACCAAGGGACTGAGATTGTGATCCGGGCAGCAACAGAGCGAGTCAAGCAGTACCTCGCTGCGCTGCAGAGCTTCTACATGGACAGCCTGACAGACGTGAGGCAGGCCCTGGCGACCCCTCGGCTCTCTGTGGCCAGTGCTGCAGCGGCTGGAGGCGGAGCTCTTCTAGGGGGTCCGGCCTCCGGCAGAGATGCTCCATCCAGCCTGCCAGAACTCCTCTCATCCCTGTCAGCCTCTATTCTCAATCAGATTAAATCAGTGCTGGCATCAGTGCATCTCTTCACAGCTAAGGACATTACATTCTCCAACAAGCCTTACTTCAAG GGTGAATTCTGCAGCCAGGGTGTACGTGAGAGCCTGGTGGTGAACTTTATAAAGTTTGTGTGCCAGTCCTCTCGCCAGTTTTGTGAGAGCGCGGGAGACAAGGGAGGTTCGACTCCTCCGgcccttctgctgctgctctcccgCCTCTGCTTGGACTATGAAACCTCTACTATCTCCTACATTCTCACTCTCACAGATGAACAGTTCCTTGTGCAG CACCACAGTCCTGTGACACCAGTCACAACTTTATGTGCAGAAGCCAGGGAGGCAGCACAGAAACTACTGAACCATTATGTGAAG GTTCAAGGTCTGATTATCTCCCAGATGTTAAGAAAGAGCGTGGAAACACGAGACTGGGTTAACACCATTGAGCCACGAAATGTCCGCGCTGTGATGAAGAGAGTGGTGGAGGACACCACCTCGATAGATGTCCAG GTTGGCCTTTTGTATGAAGAGGGTGTGAGGAAAGCGCACAGCAGTGACTCCAGCAAACGGACTTTCTCTGTTTACAGCAGCTCCAGGCAGCAAGCCCGCTATGCTGCCAGCTATACTCCAAG TGCTCCCATGGACACTAATCTCCTGAGCAACATACACAAGCTGTTTTCTGAGAGGATTGACATCTTCAGCTCAGTGGAGTTTAACAAA GTCTCCGTGATGACAGGAATTATCAAAATCAGTTTGAAGACGTTCCTGGAGTGTGTCCGTCTGCGCACCTTTGGCCGTTACGGGCTTCAGCAGATCCAGGTTGACTGCCACTACCTGCAGATGTACCTGTGGCGGTTCGTCTCCGACGAGAACCTTGTGCACTTCCTGCTGGACGAGATAGTGGGGAGCTCGGCCCACCGCTGCCTGGATCCTGCCCCAATGGAGCAGAGTGTGATCGAAGTCATCTGTGAGCGAGGCTAA